The sequence cggttagccaccttgtctcagctagtgacgtagaaagcagTGCAGAttctgaacagctcacccggagactgcaggtggaggacattcagaaacctgtatctcactcaaaacaacggtttttactgtatgtgtgtcaagTACAAACACGTTACCCAAAGACATCAGAAAAATAGACTGCTTTCCTGTCTACTAATCACTCGACAAACACACTGAATCTATAGAtatgaagggaaaaaaacaacttacttTAGTGCTGTTGTGTGCTGTTTCCACAGGTATCTTCTATGCACCTGTTGCAggtgattattattttactatCTTCTATCATGCTGGAGGAGAAAAAGAGGCAAAGCTGTTCCTGTGCAAGAACGATGACTTAGTGGTCAAGACCAGTGATCACATCACACAATCTGACGGTGCTGATAACGGAGGAAACGCAGTATTCCTGCGGCTGCAGCAAAGAGACCAGGTGTATGTGCGCATGGCTAAAAACTCCCATGTTTGGGGATCTGACTTCCACACAACCTTCAGTGGTTTTCTGGTCAGTCAATTGTGAGAATCAACGTATATCTCGTAAATCTATTCATTTCTGTGTGAAGATGGATGTAAACATCTCATAGCATTACATTATTGCCATTGCATTTTGAAATGATGATGGGTTAGTGTTATGTTTAAATGAAGACTTTTGCTGATGAAATAAAGTCTGAAAaatgagattgtttttttaaacattgctcCATTTGATTTATGCTGAATGCATGCTGTACTTAAATtgaaaaacactgaataaaaaaGAATAGATTACTGTTCCCAACACATTGTTTGGTTGTGATATTTaacagaaatagaaagagacaaagattaATGCAAACATGTAGAACATGCCACTCAGTAGGAAATCATGTTTTCTCTGCTCTCGTGGTAATTTCAATCTCCATTTTCATTAATGAAAAGGCAGACTTTGAAAACAGGGGTCAACAACGAAAATAAGTCCGCAGCTTTATTCTTCTAACACTGACATAGTGTGATATATCGTATTATATAATGATATCACAAAGAAGGGGTTGGTGAGGAGAGGAACACGGAcctgtttaaatgctttaatgaTGAGCTTTTTACCTTTACCACTGACACCTGCCGTTTTCTAAAGAAAAAGGTGGTTACAGCTATAACTCTAATAAATTGATAAACTACTGGTGTCAACTATTATGATCATTATATCAAATATACGTCCAGAGCAATATGGATTAATAATCCCAATAAGGTTCACAGTGTTTTGCTACTGTTTCCTTGAAGCTAGAGTTCCATATGTATCACACCTCCAACCTCTCAGATTTATGTCAGAAAAAACAGCCACTGACTAAGTAAAAGATTTAGATTTCGATATTAGTTTACATTTCTGATATATTCAGAATTAATTGGTGCATCGTGCTTTTACAGCTAAAACAGCTCAGATATATGCTGAAGAAGCACAAGCTGAAAATAAAGTGATTAGAAACATATTGACACGTGTAGAATTTATTTCTAGGTTTGGTTAACAAGAGCTTGAGCATCACCATGGAACATCGGTAAGAATGAAGAATGGAAACTGATGTTTCCTTTAAGCTATTCGTTGTCCCTACATGTACATATTTAGAGCAACAGGAGATGTTGAGGACTGactttatgttttcttttatcaTGCAAAACCATAAGTTCATATTGCTGCCAGCCAGAGCAAAGAAAACGGGTGGGACGGGTGCGGACGGTTACTGAGTAGTATCACTTTTTGATTTATGATTAAGTTCATGGATACACAGAGGACACAGGtcacacatcaacacatcaaTGGAGACACTCCTTCCGGTTTGAACTGCCAACTTGTCTTGTTGTGAAAAATCAATCTTTGAACATCATACCGCCGCAGCAAAGAGGCCAGGTGTACGTACGTTTGGCTGGAAACTCCCATGTTTAGGTATCCTTGAGTGTTTTTCTGGTCACCCAAAGGTGAGAATCGATGTATATCTCGTACATTTATTCGTTTTTGAAGCTGGATGTTAACAAATCTGGGATCACTTCATAAATACTTTGATAACCATTATGTCCTAAAATCTAATGCATCAGAAGGTTGTTGCTCATGAAATAAAGAGTCTTAAAAGGAGATTGGTCTTCTTTAACCATTACTTCAGTTAGTTCATTATGCTGAGAAGCTGATGGTTTGTTGGCAACTAGAAGAAAAACTAGTATTGCTGCTTTCAACACGTTGTTTGGGTCGTAGGGTTttacagagacagagggagaaagattaataaataaaaagtaaagttgTGACAAAAGTGGGATATGTACAATATATTTAATCAAACACATGGAAATACAGCCCATggacacccaaacacacatgcatttgcATACAGTAGTTCAGACATTGTGCAGAAGGTTTTAGGCCAATAGTATTTTCCCTTCCGTTAGAGATTAAAATCAATGACTATTAGAGGTCAGTCAACATATTGTCTTTCCTTCTAATTTGTCTGGAAATGGTTGCAGAGCTCCCATTaattatttagattaaaaacaaagaaaataatttcctTCAAATAACTTTATTTCTCGGTTAATTTGCTTTAAGCCAGTTAAAATTGTGATCATAATGACAAATGAATCCTTTTCAATGTTTCTCAATCCTGATTGACCAAAAAACCGCTGAAGGTGGTGATTGCATTGTTTCCCCACACATTAGTATTTGCCCCTAAGCGTACAAACACCTGGTCCCCTTGCTGCAGCTGCATGAACACTGCGTTGCCTCCGTTATCAGCCCCGTCACTCAGTGTTTGGTGATCATAGGCTGTCACAACACTCTGGCTGTTCTTGATGAGGACTAGACTCACTGGGTGTGATCCTCCGGCATGATAATAAAAGGTGAAGTAGTAAAGTCCTGGGACGGGCGCAGCGAAGATACCTGtggaaaacaacattttattccaacaaCTTTTTGAAACAGCTTTGAAGAAGTCCTTGAACATTTCTTGGAGAATGTTTGGGTGGGTCACGTTTAAAGTGCTATCTTAATTTATTGCAAAATTCTATAGCAATTAAATTCGTCTTCATACTTTAGGCCGCTGGACATCATTCTATCATAGCATCAACACAACTTTCCAACAGAcacatttcagtttattttatttcaaaacaggGAGTCTAGAGCAGTGATTCTCAGCTGAACATTTTCCAATTCACAATTTTTCTTAAAGGGggatgtgattgtttttttcaaacaatgatcttttagaaaaagattatagttgtgtatgtgagagagtatagtatTGTATatgagagagtatagtagtgtgtgtgagagtatagCATTTTGTGAGAGAGTATAGCATTGTATGTGAAAgagtattgtactgtatgtgtagtgtatatgagagagtatagtagtgtgtgtgagagtatagCATTTTGTGAGAGAGTATAGCATTGTATGTGAAAgagtattgtactgtatgtgtagtgtatgtgagagagtatagtagtgtatgtgagagactatagtagtgtgtgtgagagagtatagcattgtgtgtgagagagtattgtagtgtatgtgtagtgtgtgtgagagagtatagcATTGTGTGCGAGAGAGTATTGTAGTGTAtgtgtagtgtatgtgagattaataataataatataataataataaattttatttgtaatgcactttacatttaaacaaatcttaAAGTGCTACAGTCAAGgtcataaaagcaaggtaaaaacatcaatgtaaaatatctataaatagtgcaacaacatttttgtgcaaggttaaaactcataagttctgctaaaaagaaaagtttttagtccttttttaaaagtctccaAAGTCTGTGGTGCCCTTAGATGGTCAGGGAGGGCATTCCACGTCCGAGGAGCGGCAGAGCAGAAGGCTCGATCACCCATGGTGCTGAGTTTAGTTCTGGGGATTAGGAGGCGGTTGGAGTTGTTTGAGCGGAGGGATCGTGTTGAAGTGTGAGGGATGAGTAGTTCTTTCaggtaggggggggggcatttccatAGATGCATTGGTGGGTGATGATTGAGACCTTGTATTCTATCCTTGCTGAAACgggaagccagtgaagtgagTGGAGAATGGGTGTGATGTGGTCATACTTTCGCACTCTCATCAGGATCCTAGCAGCACTGTTCTGGACATATTGCAGTTTCTGCAGACTCTTGTTAGGGATCCCGATGAGAAGTGCGTTACAGTAGAgtatagtagtgtgtgtgagagagtatagtagtgtgtgtgagagagtatagtagtgtgtgtgagagagtatagtaatgtatgtgagagagtatagtagtgtgtgtgagagagtatagtagtgtgtgtgagagagtatagtaatgtatgtgagagagtatagtagtgtgtgtgagagagtatagtagtgtgtgtgagagattatagtaatgtatgtgagagagtatagtagtgtgtgtgagagagtatagtagtgtgtgtgagagattatagtaatgtatgtgagagagtatagtagtgtgtgtgagagagtatagtagtgtgtgtgagagattatagtaatgtatgtgagagagttTGATCGAAACGGAGGGGAGTTAGATTACTCAGCTCCTGATTGGTTGACTAAGAAGAATATTTTACTGTACCTGACTTACTTTCTGAACCTGGAAGGCTTCATTgcttgttttaatatttaacaaatcAGATTAGAGTAAAGTCTAATCCAACATGCCTGCAATGGATTATTTGTTATATATCATTGAAGAAAATAATGTTGAGACCATGAGAACATTTTCCACACCGAACACGAAAATTGATGCTCTACTGTTATTTAGGCACTGCAAGTAGATGATGTTCCTACTAAAGATGTCAACATATCCATAATAGACCATTCTCCACCTGACCAGTTTATGGTTTCCATCTATATGCCTATTGAAAGAAAATCTGATAATTCACTTTTAACCATGTAATGAAGAGATCCCGGCAGGTTTTTTaatgtagtatttttttaaacaaagaaaaaacgtaACCATAAATGATTAGGATTTTGAacggaataaataaaaactcgGGTGAATTGCCCGGCCTCAACGGAAGGCCCGACCAATTGGGTCAAGATGTGGCAGGCAGCGTCTCAGATGCCAAAGCTGTATTCTAAGGTTGCGTGTTTGAAGTGCCGCACGGACATACAGGTATTGCTGTAGAGCTGAGGTTGCCAATTTTTAACTGCTGTCTGTGACGATACAGTGTCCTCTTGCTGATTTCAAAGCAcacagattgttgttcccaATTAACCCCATTGGCCAAACGTAGGCAATTTGTATGGCAATATTGTGTGGAGGGCGACCAGGATGACCAGTTGTGATAGTTGGTACTACTAAGGTCACCATGTTCCGTTCCACCGACCATGAGTTTTGATAGGGATTTATGATTTATTGAATACATGCATGGAGCACCTCCAGGACACCAAAGCTTCCCTGATTGTCACCCTCTTCAAACTGCTTATTAATTGAGAGCAAGAAAGAGATTGTCTGAGTATAACCATTAAGCTCAGTAATTTATCTTTACAAAATGATACTGTCATGTTCCAAATTGTCAGTTTCCCTCACAAATctctgaacacaccacagtgtaTCAGTAAAAAAAGATAGCAATGTTTTCCTCATTACCATTTACATCCACAAACAAAAACTGATTTTGAAAAACTCAGTAAATAAGAAGAAATACCCCTGACATTTTTTGTCCAACaaggttgtttttgtctttagttTCTGCTGCTTGATTTAAATGTTCCTTGTTCCTCTGAGTTGGTGTTAGCTGTACTTTCACAGCAGCAAGCCCACCGGATAATGATAACTCAAAATGGCCCCTTTAGCCAATGAGGAAGTGAGAATTTAAACTGTCTTCCTGATTGATTAAACAATTTCCTATTAAACTATATTCTCTTATACACACTtctatactctctcacacacaactaTACTTTCTCTCTCATATACAATACTAAACTCTCACATTCACTACTACACTCTCTCATGTCCACAACTATATTTTCTCATGTACACAATTAtactctcacatacacaactAAACTCTCTTACATACAATGctatactctcacacacatacacacacacacacatacacacacacacacacacacacacacacacacacacacacacacacacacactactatactctctcacatacacgaCTATACCCTCtcatacatatatgtaaaagGATTATAATAGTGTGTGTACGAGTATAGTGGTGAATATGCAAGATCATAATAATGTGTGTAAGACAGAAGTATGAATTATTTCCTAGCCGGCCTCTCATATTAAGATCCTAtactttgcattgttgtagtatcaacaggcaTTTACCATTTACAttagcctaaccctaaccctaaccctaaccctaaccctaacccctaaccctaaccctaaccctaaccctaacccctaaccctaaccctaaccctaaacctaaccctaaccccccatcCCTTGATTACACATTGCATTACCTTGTTATGATATAAAAcgtgacccagacaatgtgccaaacataatgtgccacatgaagagacagtgcAGCATATGACagtagcaacagctgagaagatttgggtctgtggtgaccaggtccaccacacacacacacacacacacacacacacacacacacacacacacacacacacacacacacacacaaacacacacggctCAGAGTGGGGCTCTCCAATGCTCTTGAGGCCAGCCACTGGAGGAGATCcaataactttttaaaattacCTATGTTTGTATAGTGCTGGGTTTATGAAGTAAGACAATATATTTTATAGAAAATATCAGTACTACTGTATACTCACCAGTATGTTCGTTGTAGGCATTGCCAATgtttgttatcaccgttttgtAGATTAaagttgtgtctgtgttgaagGGTCCAATTTGTTGTCCATTCCCACCTATCGCTGCACTGAATGCTACCTTAGTTGTTTCTGTGTCAAACAAACCATTGTAATcacattatttttgtaaatgtatttccatactttttcatttcatttcattttttccacTTATAAATATCCACTGATGTATTTTATGAATCAgagaaaacattttactttaccTTTTTTCTTCAGTTCAAGGATCTGGTTTTCACTATCCTTCAGCCTGGTTTCCATAACTCCCAGTTTTTCTCTCAGGGCACCAAACTCTTTCAGGAGATCACACTTGTGAGGGAAGCATGACTGTGTTTCACTAGTTATTTCTGTTTCAGGAGGATTACCACCATCTTGGGCCAAAATAAGGCCacagaacagagaaacaaacaataaaatggtACACCTCATGCTCCAAGTTGATTCAACTTTGCTCAGTTGCTTAAACTCTAACTGATGTGTTGCTGGCTGCTTTCATATTGTTTAGAGATGATCTGCTAATTTTTAACATCCCCTTGCAAAACAAGGCTTATTGTGCAATGAGAAATAGTATTACCAACATTTACTGGCAATCAGTTAACCTTTGATATCCCAGAGTACACAGACACATTTCTTATTGATCTTTTCGTAACATCACAAAGATGCATGTGTCTTAGTTGGCATTGTAGCAAATCAAccaataaattaatttatatttatatatatatattttatttgttaaacagtttcacaaaatacacacattcatttacagtaataatataaATCATGAATTATATGTTTAAATGAGGGTTTTGCCCCTGCTTGTTGCTTTTGTCAGGTTTTGGTTACATTCCCACAGAGATTaagaaaagtgttgagataTCTGATTAAAGtccagtttttttctgtgaatttACAATAAGACAAACATTCTTCTCTCTTAACTAACTGTTTAATGGTAATGAATTAATGCTTAATATTattacagtatagtatagtaaataTAGAATGTCTTTTTGCGTTATTTATGAGTAAGTATAGCCTGACCCACATCCAGATGTTGGATCTGGGAACTCACCAATGGCAGGGCTCAATCTGAAGGGTGGGATGAACAGTTCTTTCAGATTCACTCTGTACGCAATAggatagcgctacaaccaaccagagcaacgctagcTGATAGATTAAACTGATAGACACAAACCAAGACTTCACACTAAAACAAAAACGTAAACTATGCAGACAACAGGCAAAAAAAATTAGCTGTTGTCATCACAACAATACGGTTATCATACAGTAGTATTCGTACATTTCTAAATGAATGATGTTAAtgttcaaaatatacagtaccaaTGTGTAGTAAATTATGCAATTCTTTGCATTGCTAATAGTTAAATGATTAGATAACCCCACATTTGACCCCAAAACAATCTATCAATCATCAAAtctattattttaaaagaaattactGGCCTGTATATATTAAtgaatattcttctttttttttttacaaaatgtctcACAGCACACTTTTGCATTATGCTTTAAAGGTAAACATTGTCTTTTTAATTACCTGTCCAATTAGTTTATACACAGTGCTGCCTGTTTTGGAAGTTAGAAGACTTCCCTCTACACCAGTTCACATAGGTGAGAGGTGTACCGTCAGACCAGAACCAAAAACCCTCCTTTAGAAGACAAAATGGTTTATAAATTTGCATTATTGATGAAAAAGACATAAAGTTGAATATCTAAAGGTTTGTCCCTCAACGCAGAGACCTGCGGTGAGTTCCTGCATGTCTCTCGTTCTTTCTCGCTCCCCTTTTATATTTAAGTTGCCCAGTGGTAAAAGGCAGAAATGGctaaaagtttatataaaaaataaaaaaaacatacaaaaagatttaaataccTCTCAAACCTTGTCTAATTTACCTGTGCATCCAAGCCTCCGATCCAAGCAGAGTTGTTGTGTGCCAAACACTGAATCCAAAGTGCCTGCTGTCTTTTGTGCATAGATGCTAGGTTTGCTATTGCTATTTACAGTGGTTTTATTGACAGAAGTAACTGTGCTTTTTGGTGTTGCACTTATCAttctttctttaactttctatgtaatcactccgcccaagtagcactgctttgcctttctgagaatatagttcccaatTAGTATGCAGTTAGAAGATGGCTGCGTCTCATgggaccttgttatttgtacaccctgtgactatacaaatcccaacatgtactgtaaaaaggaacatgttaatgttattttgtcacttatttgaAGCAGTAGCTAgctggaaccagttacctgcatGATCTTTGCtgggctaagctaatgctggggtcgtcagacagagttacagcacgtacagagatgagaagggtatgtatcgtatcgacttgtctaactctggtgGTTACGGTGAACAAGCtgaagtcccaataagtcggtgTGTTCCTTTAATGCTTACAGTAGGCCTAGGCTAGATAATGAAAAAATCCTTGTggagaaaacaaatggaattcTGGTTTAGCTATGTTGTCAGTTGAGAAGCCAGCCACAGAGTGCTGCAGTTGCCTAGCAACGGtactaggcaaggcaaggcaaggcagctttatttgtatagcacatttcagcaacagggcaattcaaagtgctttacacaaaatcattaaaacagataaaacacaagtacaaacagttaaaagtcataagcattaaaaatcaataagacacatgaatagacagttaaaaacaaaatagaaacattaggacacataaaacacaagaataaaagttacagtgcagcataagaaagaaatgagcattaatttaaagaaaggcagcatcaaaaagaaaggtcttcagccttgatttaaaagaactgagagtagcagcggatctgcaggtttctgggagtttattccagatatgaggagcatagaaactgaaagctgcttcaccctgtacTAAACCCTGTAAACTAAACTGCAGCCATTGGTTGGCTGTGCTGGGTTCTGATCTATGACATCAGATTCTAAAAGGGCTTTGATGCTTtttgctgtgatgtcatacaaCTTTCTTTACATATACAGACCCACATAAATTACAGCCACTCCTATTTCTTTCCGAAGAGTTGAAGCAAGGTTATTTTGAGACCAGATTATAATTTGatacaacacatatataaaaaaTCTGTAGGCTACTAAATACCTATTTAGATACCACTGCAAGAAGAGCAAGAGTCcttgaaacacaaaacaggatttttgtttttatctcacaCAGTGCTGGTACAGAAAAAGTCAACCAATACGGTTGATTTGAACAATTATCATGTCTGGACCAGAAATATCACAGACACAGGACATGCCTGAGGTTAAAGGAGATACTGTTTGCCCACTGAttgaatccttttttaaaaggataACACCGGAACAGTGGGAATCATTGAAATCCTGCACCCCGGATGATGCCACTAAAATTATGGTAGCTGACCTGGTTTTGGACATAATAACATTGTTGTCAAAGATCTGGTTGGTGAATCTTAGGAGCAGAAATGCAGCGGCGTCTGAGGAGTGGCTGGTTTCTGAGGAGCGTGTTACGTCCAGTCTGGGCGACGTACTCTTTCGGAGTTTTGCCAGGGCTCTGAATGCTGAGGACCAAGTCGAGTGTGTCAGTGCACGGCGCTTGACAGGTTTGGTAGGTAAAGAGATtgtaaaaagtgtcaaatcTGCTCTCTCCACTACTATGTGCACTACAGAGCCTGTGATAATTCAGCGCATCACTCCCCCTCGCAGGCTTAATGCCATGGTTGGTCATGTCTGCAAAATGGTAAAAGCTTTCACAGCCAAGTTAAAAAATTTGTGCTTGGCTCAAACCTGTATGGCGACAAAGACTCATACCAGTCCTACGCAGAAAACAGAACAGATGCTCTTCCAGGGAGAAGTGACAGAAGGTATGGAGCCGGAAGACAATAATGACCAGACAGAACATGAGACCGAAGGCATGGACCCGAAAGACACTGACGACTGCATACAATCACCAATTCCAGCTGTGGAACCAGAATTCCCTGAGATCATCTCATCAGACGACAGTGTGATTGAGATTCCAATATTGACGTCTGTCGAAGAAATAATCAGGATGGAGTTGATAACGATAATTGATCCTCTTTTGGATCAAGTTCCGGACTTCAACTATCAGCTAATACAATCTGAATGCTCTCGGGAGATTGAAGAGGTTGCAGAAGAAATCGCTCGGTCAATAACTCAAATTAAGAGTTTGGACTAGGCAGAAGCTGCAAGTCCACAGTACCAACAGAAGCTCAAGCTGTTTGTAATAGCAATAGGAGCAAGATCAAGTCCTTTTTCACAATGCGCTTAGCCAAAGCTTGGTATTATCGTATATTGGAGGAGCTCAAGGCCAAATTCCTCAAGCAATCAAACGATAAAAGCGAGTACTCCAGACAGACTGCCATTGAGACATTTGACTCTCTGCTTCAGACTGAGGATGGTAACAAACCAGAGCATGGGAATGTGGTTAATGTTATTCAGAAGTTTGAGAATATGACCCCCGGAAAAAGCAAGACATTCACACAGACATTTACTGATCTCCTCTATAGGGACATCACACGTGGAATCGCGCCCAATTTGATCCCAGAACCAATGAGAGGGAAGTCATGCAgtaatgggattgttcctgatTCACATACTGACATGTACGCTGAAATTCGAAACAAAGTGCGGAATTTCATGGGACTGATGGGGTGGTGgctgaaaactcagattggctGCCACGGTGATAGGGTGgctgacaaaatattaaaagaagagTCACTGGCAGCAGCGCAGCTACCGAAGGTCAACATCACAGAGAAGCCTGTGGCAACTGCTCCAGCTCCTAGCTCAGTATGTGAGGAGACACGTTCCGTACCTGCACCGGATGCAACGGCACAAAAAGAACACAGGAAAGCATTCATCCAGATGTTCACAGAGAAGCTGGTTTCTCGGATAtacaggaaaacaaaagtgaactGGTCTATTGGAAACCCAGAGGACAACGTTTACCATCTGTTCAATAGAACATGGGCCAACGTCAAGGGTGTAGATTTTGATACTACCCAAAAAACGGTTAAAAACCTTGACAAGACCATTTTCAAGGACTTGTGTAAGAAATGCGGAAGTGCAGACAAGGTGCTGATCTCCATGCGTCTAAAGGATCCGGCACTGGAAAGATGTATTGTCTACCATGTCAAAGATTATCTGATGAGACCACCAAAAAAGCGTAGCACCATCTGCAGGTTCTTCCTATCTGTAGGAAAAGCCATCTCCACTATCTGCAGACGTAGAGATACGCCGAGAGAGATGCCAGTGTAATGGTATTTCTTCTTCGAAGTTAGGGTTTTCTCCGGGTGCTCCGAGTGTTTCTCCCACATtcatgaaaatgaagaaaaaaaaacgtttgcagCAAAGGGCTACAGTCCTGCCTCACATCCAGGTTACCATCTCCTCCACTGGGAGACCCATGGAGCAGGAGGTTACCTAGATGGGGGGCAGAACGTGAGCTCTCAGGGCCACCTCAGTGGTCAACAGTGGCAGCTCACAGCTAGAAGGCGAGGGTTCAGTGATTGGTCCTGAGCCTTTATGAGTTTGTGTCCTACTGTGGCGCTAAGTATGGGTTTAtcccgggtgctccggtttctgcCCACATTGTGTGCCTATAACATCTAACTGatttaataaacatatatagatatataattaGACATAATGTCTGTATTTGTATAGTGATAATGTTTGAGTGTAGCGTAACAAAAATGGATCTGATATCAATCTCCAAACAATAAGTTGCCACTCCTCCCTGCGCCATTGAACTTCAGGTACAGAATTATTATCGGAAATTGCACACACAGAAGAGGCTGACGTTTATTAACATAACATTTAgttaaaataatgtgttttttataaaaaatgttcGAAGCCTCTATAGAACAGCTTCATTGTTCCTTGGACTAGGCATAAGTCCCAGGAACTTGTGTGCGGCGATCAGACCCCCTCCACGCCCAGGCCGCTATCTGCACCTCACCAATTGCGCTGAATGCAAGAAGCATGAAACAACTTTTAGCATGTTATTAATATGATCCCTTTTTCTGATAatgcagacatctttttaaagcagatggacttttccttaacAAGCCAGAAGTAAAGCTGTTCAATTCTAACCAACTACGTTCTTTATGCTGTTTTTTAATTAGTCATGGTAATACCGCATACCGCGGTTTAATAGGGAACGGGTTTGAtggtatcaaaatttggataccaCCCAACTCCAGCATGGACTGCACAATACATTATGTCTCCTCTGTGTTTGTGATTCTTGTGTTGGTACAATAATATTCATGTCCCTGAAGTTTCCAAGAACTATGGATGCCCAACATCAGTTAAATGCAGCTGAAAAGGTTACagtttcttttcaaataaacacac comes from Etheostoma spectabile isolate EspeVRDwgs_2016 chromosome 19, UIUC_Espe_1.0, whole genome shotgun sequence and encodes:
- the LOC116706935 gene encoding uncharacterized protein LOC116706935 — encoded protein: MRLAKAWYYRILEELKAKFLKQSNDKSEYSRQTAIETFDSLLQTEDGNKPEHGNVVNVIQKFENMTPGKSKTFTQTFTDLLYRDITRGIAPNLIPEPMRGKSCSNGIVPDSHTDMYAEIRNKVRNFMGLMGWWLKTQIGCHGDRVADKILKEESLAAAQLPKVNITEKPVATAPAPSSVCEETRSVPAAFIQMFTEKLVSRIYRKTKVNWSIGNPEDNVYHLFNRTWANVKGVDFDTTQKTVKNLDKTIFKDLCKKCGSADKVLISMRLKDPALERCIVYHVKDYLMRPPKKRSTICRFFLSVGKAISTICRRRDTPREMPV